The following proteins are encoded in a genomic region of Arachis stenosperma cultivar V10309 chromosome 4, arast.V10309.gnm1.PFL2, whole genome shotgun sequence:
- the LOC130976988 gene encoding LOW QUALITY PROTEIN: probable sucrose-phosphate synthase 2 (The sequence of the model RefSeq protein was modified relative to this genomic sequence to represent the inferred CDS: deleted 2 bases in 1 codon), protein MAGNEWINGYLEAILSTGASNIEEQKPAPVTLKDGGHFNPTKYFVEVVASVDESDLYRTWIKVVATRNTRERSSRLENMCWRIWHLTRKKKQLEWEEGQRQTQRRLEREQGRRDAAEDMSEDLSEIEKGDILMEMVQSNETSKKTFQRQVSSLEVWSDDKKEKKLYIVLISLHGLVRGENMELGRDSDTGGQIKYVVELARALAKMPGVYRVDLFTRQISSPEIDWSYGEPTEMLTAGQDDDDCVGESSGAYIIRIPFGPREKYLRKELLWPYIREFVDGALAHILNMSKVLSEQIGGGQPVWPYVIHGHYADAGDSAALLSGALNVPMVLTGHSLGRNKLEQLLKHRQSMEDINSTYKMMRRIEAEELSLDAAELVITSTKQEIEEQWGLYDGFDVKLEKVLRARARRGVDCHGRFMPRMAVIPPGMDFSNVVTQEDGPEVDGDLAQLTSSSEGNSPKTMPPIWSEVMRFFTNPHKPMILALSRPDPKKNIITLLKAFGESRPLRELANLTLIMGNRDDIDEMSSGNASVLTTVLKIIDKYDLYGQVAYPKHHKQADVPEIYRFAAKTRGVFINPALVEPFGLTLIEAAAHGLPMVATKNGGPVDIHRALNNGLLVDPHDQQAIANALLKLLSDKSMWQECRKNGLKNIHLFSWPEHCRTYLTRVAACRMRHPQWQTSTPGDDIPAEESFNDSLKDVQDMSLRLSIDGDLAGFSGGHDMQDQVKRVLMSRMKKLDHGSNDNDGGNKLQDNAVGKYPLLRRRRMLIVIALDSYKSTGLPDKNMIKIVQSIMKAAQLDPHNAKISGFVLSTAMPMSEAVDFLKSGNIQAKDFDALICSSGSEVYYPCSPTEDGKLVPDMDYCAHIDYRWGYEGLKNTISKLMNTSEVEGKKSSSSPIVEELKSSNSHCISYKIKDPSKVRKVDDLRQKLRMRGLRCHPMYCRRSTCMQVVPLLASRAQALRYLFVRWGPNVANMYVVVGETGDTDYEELISGTHKTIIIKGVVTKGSEEVLRSQGSYHREDVVQDGSPNVAEISEATENNIASALKQLSQAGPM, encoded by the exons atggcTGGAAATGAATGGATAAATGGGTACCTGGAGGCAATACTGTCGACAGGGGCATCCAACATCGAGGAACAGAAGCCAGCGCCTGTTACTCTCAAAGATGGAGGCCACTTCAATCCGACAAAGTACTTTGTG GAGGTGGTTGCAAGTGTGGACGAGTCTGATCTTTACCGCACTTGGATCAAGGTTGTTGCAACCAGGAACACAAGGGAGAGAAGCTCTAGGCTTGAGAATATGTGCTGGCGCATATGGCATCTTACTCGCAAGAAGAAGCag TTGGAATGGGAGGAAGGGCAAAGGCAGACGCAACGAAGGTTAGAGCGGGAACAAGGCCGCAGGGATGCAGCCGAGGATATGTCGGAGGACTTGTCAGAAATCGAAAAGGGTGACATTCTTATGGAGATGGTGCAGAGTAATGAGACCTCAAAGAAAACTTTTCAGCGCCAGGTTTCTAGCTTGGAAGTATGGTCTGatgacaaaaaagaaaagaagctatATATTGTCCTCATAAG TTTGCATGGATTGGTTCGTGGAGAAAACATGGAACTTGGTCGAGATTCTGATACTGGTGGACAG ATTAAATATGTGGTAGAACTTGCTCGTGCGCTTGCGAAAATGCCTGGAGTGTACAGAGTTGATCTGTTTACGCGCCAAATCTCATCGCCTGAAATCGATTGGAGCTATGGAGAGCCTACAGAAATGCTAACTGCAGGGcaagatgatgatgattgtgTTGGGGAGAGCAGTGGTGCTTATATAATTAGAATACCTTTTGGTCCACGCGAGAAGTATCTTCGCAAAGAacttctttggccttatattcGAGAGTTTGTGGATGGAGCATTGGCTCACATTCTCAACATGTCAAAAGTATTGAGTGAACAAATTGGTGGAGGCCAACCTGTTTGGCCATATGTAATTCATGGACATTATGCTGATGCTGGAGATAGTGCTGCTCTTCTTTCAGGTGCCTTGAATGTGCCTATGGTCTTGACAGGTCATTCACTTGGAAGAAACAAGCTCGAACAGCTTCTTAAGCATCGCCAATCAATGGAGGATATCAATTCAACATACAAGATGATGAGGAGGATTGAAGCAGAAGAACTTTCCTTAGATGCTGCTGAACTTGTCATCACCAGCACAAAACAGGAAATTGAGGAACAGTGGGGACTTTATGATGGATTTGATGTAAAGCTTGAGAAAGTATTGCGTGCTCGTGCAAGACGTGGCGTCGACTGTCATGGTCGATTCATGCCAAGGATGGCG GTTATCCCACCCGGTATGGACTTCAGCAATGTTGTGACTCAAGAAGATGGCCCTGAAGTTGATGGGGATCTTGCTCAACTTACTAGTAGTTCCGAAGGCAATTCGCCGAAAACAATGCCTCCAATTTGGTCAGAA GTGATGCGTTTCTTTACCAATCCTCACAAACCTATGATCTTGGCCTTATCGAGGCCGGATCCGAAGAAGAACATCATCACTCTTTTGAAAGCCTTTGGCGAGAGCCGTCCATTAAGAGAACTAGCTAATCTT ACTCTCATCATGGGTAACAGGGATGACATAGATGAGATGTCTTCTGGGAATGCCAGTGTGCTCACAACAGTGTTGAAAATCATTGATAAGTATGATCTATATGGTCAAGTTGCATATCCCAAACATCACAAGCAAGCTGATGTTCCAGAGATATACCGATTTGCTGCGAAAACAAGG GGAGTTTTCATCAATCCTGCATTAGTGGAACCTTTTGGTCTTACTTTGATTGAG GCTGCAGCTCATGGTCTTCCCATGGTGGCCACTAAAAATGGCGGACCGGTTGACATTCATCGG GCTCTGAACAACGGTTTGCTTGTGGATCCTCACGATCAGCAAGCAATTGCCAATGCACTTCTCAAGTTGTTGTCAGATAAAAGCATGTGGCAAGAGTGCAGAAAAAACGGCTTGAAGAACATACACCTTTTCTCATGGCCGGAACATTGTCGTACTTATTTGACTAGAGTAGCAGCCTGCCGGATGAGGCATCCACAATGGCAGACTAGCACTCCAGGGGATGACATACCGGCCGAGGAGTCTTTCAACGACTCGCTTAAGGATGTGCAGGACATGTCCCTTAGGCTGTCAATCGATGGCGACTTGGCTGGATTTAGCGGGGGACATGACATGCAAGACCAAGTGAAGAGGGTACTTATGAGCAGGATGAAGAAGTTAGACCATGGTTCTAATGACAATGATGGTGGAAATAAACTTCAGGACAATGCTGTTGGAAAATATCCTCTACTGAGGAGGCGTCGCATGTTGATTGTGATAGCACTTGATTCTTATAAAAGTACTGGACTCCCAGACAAGAACATGATTAAAATTGTGCAAAGTATTATGAAAGCTGCTCAACTAGATCCTCATAATGCAAAAATATCTGGATTTGTTCTGTCTACGGCGATGCCTATGTCGGAAGCAGTTGATTTCCTTAAATCCGGGAATATTCAAGCAAAGGATTTTGATGCTTTAATTTGCAGCAGTGGAAGTGAAGTTTACTACCCTTGTAGTCCTACAGAAGATGGAAAGCTTGTGCCTGATATGGATTATTGTGCCCATATCGACTATCGTTGGGGTTATGAGGGTCTGAAAAACACCATTTCCAAGCTTATGAATACATCTGAAGTTGAAGGGAAAAAGTCTTCTTCAAGTCCTATTGTGGAAGAGTTGAAATCAAGCAATTCCCATTGTATCTCATATAAAATAAAGGATCCTAGTAAG GTCAGGAAAGTTGATGACTTGCGGCAGAAGCTTAGGATGCGAGGCTTACGCTGCCATCCTATGTACTGTAGGAGGTCTACGTGTATGCAGGTTGTTCCGCTTCTTGCATCCAGAGCACAGGCACTCAG GTATCTCTTTGTACGCTGGGGACCAAACGTTGCAAACATGTATGTCGTCGTCGGAGAAACTGGGGACACCGATTACGAAGAACTGATTTCCGGAACTCACAAGACAATAATCATAAAAGGAGTGGTTACTAAGGGTTCAGAAGAAGTACTTAGAAGCCAAGGAAGCTACCATAGAGAAGATGTGGTACAAGATGGCAGTCCCAATGTTGCAGAAATCAGTGAAGCAACAGAGAACAACATTGCTAGTGCCCTCAAGCAACTCTCTCAAGCTGGACCAATGTGA
- the LOC130973433 gene encoding glucan endo-1,3-beta-glucosidase 4-like, translating to MKLKKWLESVLLLLVAMLSGALGAFVGVNIGTDVSDLPSAANVVAILKAHQIGHVRLYDANAHMLQALSNTGIEVIVGVTNEELLRIGRSPSVAAAWVNKNVAAYMPSTNITAIAVGSQVLTMIPKIAPVLVPAMNYLHKALIAANLNFRVKVSTPQSMDIIPRPFPPSTAAFNSSWNSTIYQLLQFLRNTNSSYMLNAYPYYGYTKGDGIFPIEYALFRSLPSVKQIVDPNTLFHYNSMFDAMVDATYYSIGAFNFDDIPIIVTETGWPSFGGADEPDATSENAEIYNTNLIRRVLNDSGPPSQPKIAINTYIYELFNEDKRNGPTSEKNWGVFYTNGSTVYPLSFSGSVQNTGNSSAVFCVAKDGADTDKLQAGLNWACGQGQANCAAIQAGRPCYLPNNLKSHASYAYNDYYQKMHNAGGTCDFDGTAMVTSEDPSYGSCVYAGSSNSSGGAGRSSSSTAAIAPMGSFGASSNLQVPILQSLISVISVFFALVSL from the exons ATGAAGCTTAAAAAATGGCTCGAATCTGTTTTATTGCTGCTTGTCGCCATGTTAAGCGGTGCATTAG GTGCATTTGTGGGGGTAAACATTGGCACTGATGTTTCTGATCTTCCATCTGCTGCAAATGTAGTAGCCATTCTGAAAGCGCATCAAATTGGCCATGTGCGACTATACGACGCCAATGCACACATGCTACAAGCCCTTTCAAACACAGGTATTGAAGTGATTGTTGGTGTCACCAATGAGGAGTTACTTAGGATTGGTAGATCTCCATCGGTCGCAGCGGCCTGGGTTAACAAGAATGTAGCTGCTTACATGCCATCTACTAATATCACAGCAATAGCAGTTGGCAGTCAGGTTCTTACCATGATTCCAAAGATTGCTCCTGTTCTTGTTCCTGCCATGAATTATCTTCACAAAGCTCTTATTGCTGCAAACCTTAACTTTCGTGTCAAAGTTTCGACTCCCCAATCCATGGATATTATCCCTCGGCCATTCCCACCTTCTACAGCTGCATTTAACTCTTCATGGAACTCTACAATCTATCAACTCCTTCAGTTTCTAAGGAACACAAATTCCTCTTACATGTTAAATGCCTACCCTTATTATGGATACACTAAAGGGGATGGTATTTTTCCTATTGAATATGCTCTTTTCCGGTCACTTCCTTCAGTGAAACAAATTGTTGATCCAAATACACTTTTCCATTATAATAGTATGTTTGATGCCATGGTGGATGCTACTTATTATTCAATAGGTGCCTTCAATTTCGATGATATTCCCATTATTGTCACAGAGACTGGTTGGCCTAGTTTTGGTGGAGCAGATGAACCGGATGCTACCTCAGAGAATGCTGAGATTTACAATACTAATTTGATTCGGCGAGTTCTCAATGATTCAGGTCCCCCTAGTCAGCCAAAGATAGCCATTAACACTTACATATATGAACTGTTTAATGAAGACAAGAGGAATGGACCGACATCGGAGAAGAATTGGGGTGTTTTTTATACTAATGGAAGTACTGTTTATCCTTTGAGTTTTAGTGGTTCTGTTCAGAATACTGGAAATTCTTCAGCAGTTTTCTGTGTTGCCAAAGATGGTGCAGACACTGATAAACTGCAAGCTGGTCTGAACTGGGCTTGTGGACAAGGCCAAGCTAATTGCGCAGCGATTCAAGCAGGGCGGCCATGCTATCTCCCCAATAACTTGAAAAGCCATGCCTCTTATGCTTACAATGATTATTATCAGAAAATGCATAATGCTGggggaacttgtgattttgatGGGACAGCTATGGTTACTTCTGAGGATCCTA GTTATGGATCTTGTGTATATGCAGGAAG TTCCAACTCGTCAGGCGGTGCCGGACGGAGTTCATCATCTACAGCAGCAATTGCACCTATGGGTTCTTTTGGAGCAAGCTCAAACCTTCAAGTTCCCATCCTTCAGTCTTTGATATCTGTTATTAGTGTCTTTTTTGCCCTAGTGTCATTATGA